In Klebsiella aerogenes, the DNA window GCGCTGCGCGTTGCTGAGAAGATCGATGGTCAGTGGGTGACGCATCAGTGGCTGAAGAAAGCGGTACTGCTCTCTTTCCGTATTAACGATAACCAGGTTATCGATGGTGCGGAAAGCCGCTACTTCGATAAAGTACCGATGAAATTCGCTGACTACGACGAAGCGCGTTTCCAGAAAGAAGGCTTCCGCGTGGTGCCGCCAGCAGCGGTCCGTCAGGGCGCATTCATTGCTCGCAACACCGTTCTGATGCCATCCTATGTCAACATCGGCGCTTTTGTGGATGAAGGCACCATGGTGGACACCTGGGCCACCGTTGGCTCCTGCGCGCAGATCGGTAAAAACGTACACCTGTCCGGCGGCGTTGGCATCGGCGGCGTTCTCGAGCCGCTGCAGGCTAACCCGACCATCATCGAAGACAACTGCTTCATCGGCGCGCGTTCTGAAATCGTAGAAGGCGTTATCGTTGAAGAAG includes these proteins:
- the dapD gene encoding 2,3,4,5-tetrahydropyridine-2,6-dicarboxylate N-succinyltransferase: MQQLQNLIESAFERRADITPANVDTVTREAVNQVIALLDSGALRVAEKIDGQWVTHQWLKKAVLLSFRINDNQVIDGAESRYFDKVPMKFADYDEARFQKEGFRVVPPAAVRQGAFIARNTVLMPSYVNIGAFVDEGTMVDTWATVGSCAQIGKNVHLSGGVGIGGVLEPLQANPTIIEDNCFIGARSEIVEGVIVEEGAVISMGVYIGQSTKIYDRETGEVHYGRVPAGSVVVSGNLPSKDGTYSLYCAVIVKKVDAKTRGKVGINELLRTID